A stretch of Candidatus Nanogingivalaceae bacterium DNA encodes these proteins:
- a CDS encoding PEGA domain-containing protein produces the protein MKISRRKENTIVFFKNFIMTATVLGVVSVLIFLTQGWRLDEKFEVQRTGLVQFNSSIPNSISEIDKKPLPEGTPTKNLATPGRHEFSIWKEGYQTWWRQTEVRVGEILWLNYARLVPKKITEKSFLNIPNLKNAFVAPDKKKIFAISEDSNSEAVFWLIDISDREPKISKLNFNSNIFERNNQTSETSGKDNFYKIADNLKVSKISNDNKKAIVSFNNSGKLDWLILNFENPTESINLTQKFHLDFSKLAASSDDANKFVGLSGTDLREINISNNTISAAFLNNIVDFEIYDKENIAYIQKNVKNGEFSVGVRRGDKNNETTSGLKNQPKIAIGRYYRESYLYVAEGPKINIYKSASWSDGLQLIKVLNVGFMPDYLKLNGESRILIAKKGNSVYSYDLETRNNYTYTSVDGDEIKWLDDFVLGGYSEGKLVISDFDSMNRQVLSKGLADFPFTISANNKFIYTFIKNDNGTFSINRMNMTTEE, from the coding sequence ATGAAAATATCTCGAAGAAAAGAAAATACAATAGTTTTCTTTAAAAATTTTATAATGACGGCTACGGTTTTGGGTGTTGTCTCTGTTTTGATTTTTCTAACTCAAGGTTGGCGCCTCGATGAAAAATTTGAAGTTCAGAGGACTGGTTTGGTTCAGTTTAACTCTTCAATCCCAAATTCAATTTCAGAAATAGATAAAAAACCCTTACCAGAAGGTACACCAACGAAAAATTTAGCCACACCCGGAAGGCACGAATTTTCAATCTGGAAAGAAGGCTATCAAACTTGGTGGCGTCAAACAGAAGTTAGGGTTGGTGAAATTTTGTGGTTAAACTATGCGCGCTTAGTTCCTAAAAAAATAACAGAGAAAAGTTTTTTAAATATTCCGAATTTAAAAAATGCTTTTGTAGCTCCTGATAAGAAAAAGATTTTCGCCATATCAGAAGATTCAAACAGCGAGGCTGTATTTTGGCTAATCGATATTTCGGATCGAGAGCCAAAAATATCGAAACTAAATTTTAACTCAAACATTTTCGAACGAAATAATCAAACTTCAGAAACATCTGGAAAAGATAATTTTTATAAAATCGCAGATAATTTAAAGGTTTCAAAGATTTCTAACGATAACAAAAAGGCGATAGTGAGTTTTAATAATAGCGGAAAGCTTGATTGGTTGATTTTAAATTTCGAAAACCCTACAGAATCTATAAATCTAACTCAAAAGTTTCATCTTGATTTTTCTAAGCTGGCGGCCTCAAGTGATGACGCTAACAAGTTTGTTGGGCTTTCTGGAACGGACTTACGGGAAATAAATATTTCGAATAATACTATTTCTGCTGCATTTTTAAATAATATCGTTGATTTTGAAATTTATGATAAGGAAAATATTGCATATATTCAAAAAAATGTTAAAAATGGTGAATTTTCAGTTGGTGTAAGGCGCGGCGACAAAAATAATGAGACGACGAGCGGTTTAAAAAACCAACCAAAGATTGCGATAGGACGATATTATAGAGAAAGTTATCTCTATGTGGCTGAAGGGCCGAAAATTAATATTTATAAGTCTGCGAGCTGGTCGGACGGCTTACAGCTAATCAAAGTGTTGAATGTTGGTTTTATGCCGGACTACTTAAAGCTTAATGGTGAATCAAGGATCTTAATCGCAAAGAAAGGTAATAGTGTTTACTCTTACGATCTTGAAACTCGTAACAATTACACATACACTTCGGTTGACGGAGATGAAATTAAGTGGCTTGATGACTTTGTTTTAGGGGGGTATTCTGAAGGTAAACTGGTAATTTCAGATTTTGATAGCATGAATCGGCAAGTTTTATCGAAGGGGTTGGCGGATTTTCCATTTACAATTTCTGCAAATAATAAGTTTATTTATACTTTTATAAAAAATGATAACGGTACATTTTCGATAAACCGAATGAATATGACAACAGAAGAGTAG
- the eno gene encoding phosphopyruvate hydratase, protein MEYIIKDIKGRQILDSRGNPTVEADVILESGAFGRAAVPSGASTGSGEALELRDGDKAFGGKSVYKAVSAVNNQIREALIGKNAEDQETIDKIMIDLDGTENKAGLGANAILSVSLATAKAVANAKGVELWQYIAEKTNSTPNLPLPMMNVMNGGAHAGWATDIQEYMIMPVGAKDIFEAIQMGAETFHALAKVLKSKNYPTTVGDEGGYAPRVQNGNEEPLQLISQAIKDAGYEPGKDIAFASDPASSEFYKDGKYDLKANDAVLSSEEMIEFYEDLTSKYPFVSIEDGLAENDWDGWKVLTERLGKKIQLVGDDLMVTNSKLLQKSIDLNVANAILIKPNQIGSLTETINAVKLAQNNGYNTVMSHRSGETEDVTIAHLAVGLGCGQIKTGSLSRTDRVAKYNELMRIAEAHPELKLAQPFEK, encoded by the coding sequence ATGGAATATATAATTAAAGATATCAAAGGACGACAAATTTTAGACTCCCGCGGCAATCCAACAGTTGAAGCGGATGTAATTTTAGAAAGCGGTGCTTTTGGCCGTGCAGCAGTTCCAAGCGGCGCATCAACAGGATCGGGTGAAGCTCTTGAACTTCGCGATGGCGATAAAGCTTTTGGTGGAAAATCAGTTTATAAGGCTGTTTCTGCTGTTAATAATCAGATTCGAGAAGCCTTGATCGGTAAAAATGCTGAGGATCAAGAAACTATCGATAAAATTATGATCGATCTTGACGGAACTGAAAATAAAGCTGGCCTAGGTGCAAATGCAATCCTTTCAGTATCTCTTGCAACAGCAAAAGCTGTAGCAAACGCGAAAGGTGTTGAACTTTGGCAATATATCGCCGAAAAAACTAACTCAACTCCAAATCTTCCACTTCCAATGATGAATGTCATGAATGGTGGTGCACACGCTGGATGGGCAACTGATATTCAGGAATATATGATTATGCCTGTTGGCGCTAAAGATATCTTCGAAGCCATTCAAATGGGTGCTGAGACTTTTCATGCTTTAGCAAAAGTCCTTAAATCGAAAAACTACCCAACAACTGTTGGTGATGAAGGTGGTTATGCGCCAAGAGTTCAAAACGGAAATGAAGAACCTCTACAATTAATTTCTCAAGCTATCAAAGACGCCGGTTATGAACCAGGAAAAGATATCGCTTTCGCGTCAGACCCAGCATCAAGCGAATTCTACAAAGATGGAAAATATGATTTGAAAGCCAATGATGCAGTTCTTTCTAGTGAAGAAATGATCGAATTCTATGAAGATTTAACTTCAAAATATCCTTTTGTTTCAATTGAAGATGGACTTGCTGAAAACGATTGGGATGGATGGAAAGTTCTTACAGAACGTCTTGGCAAAAAAATCCAACTTGTTGGTGACGATTTAATGGTTACAAATTCAAAACTTCTCCAAAAATCAATCGATTTAAATGTTGCGAATGCTATTCTTATTAAACCAAATCAAATTGGTTCTCTAACAGAAACTATTAATGCCGTAAAATTGGCTCAAAATAATGGCTACAACACTGTAATGAGTCACCGCTCAGGCGAAACAGAAGATGTAACAATCGCTCATTTGGCTGTCGGTTTAGGATGTGGACAAATTAAAACTGGATCTCTTTCACGAACTGATCGTGTTGCAAAATACAATGAATTAATGCGAATCGCTGAAGCACATCCAGAACTAAAACTTGCGCAACCTTTTGAAAAATAG
- the dnaE gene encoding DNA polymerase III subunit alpha — protein MEGMETEEKIKNTKTFEDLVPSDFVHLHTHTYHSLLDGLTKIDALIDNVKANGMEAVAITDHGTMSGSIEFFKEAKSKGVKPILGIEAYVAARTRFDRDPAHDKPRYHLILLAKNQTGWQNLCALTSKAWMEGQYYKPRIDHDIMEKYSEGVVCLSGCAGSEISESIRSGDFERARELAKWYQSVYGEDFYLELQDHGHPDCPNHWEVQREINDGLFKLHDELGIPMVVTCDSHYLTHEDQDAHEILLCVGTGSYLNDEKRMSLKEFDLFVTNPKDIIERWGKIDPEIILNTKHIAEKVNFEFEFGKILIPKFPLPDGEDSEKAYLDKLVFQGLGERYGGIPIDEVKKMSIPDIRKKLPENVLDRVDMELGVIDGMGYNGYFLIVQDFINWGKSQGIVFGPGRGSAAGSIIAYALHITDLDPLEYDLLFERFLNPDRISMPDIDVDIQDTRRNEVIQYCTDKYGIDRVANIATFGKMMAKNAVRDVARVLEVPYSEADRFAKLVPDPTQGRHTPLRVSLENDQDLKHEYETNPTAKTVYDFAMQLEGTIRNHGVHACGVVIAPDDLIKYLPLEMAQKGVVATQVPMGQVEDLGLLKMDFLGLKNLSIISTAQKIIKRTYGVDIDLSKLDLNDKKAYELLARGDSTGVFQLESAGMKRYLRELKPSKFEDIIAMVALYRPGPMSEIPKFIARKHGEEPVTYYEDHMENALKNTYGILVYQEQFMQISKEVSGFTGGQADTLRKAVGKKKIDLMKKMKGEFIEGAVKHSNADRAKVEAFWDHLEEFANYCFNKSHAACYALIAYWTAYIKAHYPDAFMAALMTADSDDTDRLAIEIAECRSMGIQVLGPDVNESFKDFAIVPHEKKIRFGLLAVKAVGSGAVDAVLEARKTGGKFSSILDFAKRVNARQFNKKAWDSLIMTGAFDEFGTRSDLLFNLERIQEYGSKSQKEALSGQTDLFGFAGADDMRVESTVELLTAPKQHTDKERLTWERELLGLYVSAHPLDRYVKYFEEQTQPLSQVQPNTDGQKATIGGIVIDVRTIITKSGTKMAFVKMEDKTGEGEVIIFPNLYAEIGDRLNIDAVLKIEGKVSARDRDGNLKPDAQIIAETVSVITDEELENYESTGHRAEGLKTRKVPQTKTVSQRVSNGKKHTFTQKNSGTTLKTQDTNKTLDKSRSAENYQAEKIQRVFLHIKNPSDHKSLLSIRKICEKFPGMSEVILVLGEVEKSAIRMRFKVDASSKLLKELVLLLGEECVVLKD, from the coding sequence ATGGAGGGTATGGAAACGGAGGAAAAAATAAAAAATACTAAAACTTTTGAGGATCTTGTTCCTAGCGACTTTGTTCATTTGCATACGCATACGTATCACTCTTTACTTGACGGGTTGACTAAAATTGACGCTTTGATTGACAATGTTAAAGCTAATGGAATGGAAGCGGTTGCTATCACTGACCATGGTACTATGTCTGGTTCAATTGAGTTTTTTAAAGAGGCTAAGTCTAAAGGTGTTAAGCCTATCCTTGGTATTGAGGCTTATGTTGCGGCAAGGACTCGTTTTGATCGAGATCCTGCGCACGATAAACCGCGATATCACTTGATTCTGTTAGCTAAAAACCAAACTGGATGGCAAAATCTTTGTGCTTTAACCTCAAAAGCATGGATGGAGGGTCAATATTATAAACCGCGTATAGATCATGATATCATGGAAAAATATTCCGAGGGGGTAGTTTGTTTAAGCGGGTGTGCCGGATCTGAAATCTCAGAATCGATTCGTTCTGGGGATTTTGAGCGTGCAAGGGAACTTGCAAAGTGGTATCAGTCTGTTTATGGTGAAGATTTTTATCTAGAACTCCAAGACCATGGCCATCCAGATTGTCCTAATCACTGGGAAGTTCAGAGAGAGATCAATGACGGTCTCTTTAAACTTCATGATGAGCTGGGTATTCCAATGGTTGTAACGTGCGATTCACACTACTTAACCCACGAAGATCAAGATGCACACGAAATCCTACTTTGTGTTGGTACGGGCTCATACTTGAACGACGAGAAGCGTATGAGTTTGAAAGAGTTCGATCTTTTTGTTACGAATCCTAAAGATATTATCGAGCGCTGGGGAAAAATTGATCCGGAAATTATTTTAAATACAAAACATATTGCGGAAAAAGTAAATTTCGAATTTGAGTTCGGGAAGATCTTAATCCCAAAATTCCCGCTACCCGATGGTGAAGATAGTGAAAAAGCTTATTTGGATAAGCTTGTTTTTCAGGGGCTTGGAGAGAGGTATGGTGGAATCCCTATTGATGAAGTTAAAAAAATGTCAATTCCAGACATTCGTAAAAAATTACCAGAAAATGTTTTAGATCGGGTTGATATGGAGCTTGGGGTGATCGATGGAATGGGTTATAACGGTTACTTTTTGATCGTTCAAGATTTTATTAACTGGGGAAAATCACAGGGTATTGTTTTTGGTCCAGGGCGTGGTTCTGCTGCAGGATCTATTATTGCTTATGCCTTACATATTACCGATCTTGATCCGCTTGAATATGATTTGCTTTTTGAAAGGTTTTTGAATCCTGATCGAATTTCTATGCCTGATATTGATGTCGATATTCAAGATACGCGGCGAAATGAAGTTATTCAATATTGTACGGATAAATACGGTATTGACCGTGTGGCGAACATTGCAACTTTTGGTAAGATGATGGCTAAAAACGCCGTTCGTGATGTGGCACGAGTTTTGGAGGTCCCATATTCTGAGGCGGATCGGTTTGCGAAATTAGTTCCAGACCCAACACAGGGTAGACATACACCGCTTCGGGTTTCTTTAGAGAACGATCAGGATTTAAAGCATGAATATGAGACAAATCCGACCGCAAAGACTGTTTATGACTTTGCGATGCAGCTCGAGGGTACTATTCGAAACCATGGCGTCCATGCTTGTGGAGTTGTGATCGCGCCAGATGATCTAATAAAATACCTACCGCTTGAAATGGCGCAAAAAGGTGTTGTAGCAACTCAAGTTCCGATGGGGCAAGTTGAAGATTTGGGTTTGTTGAAGATGGACTTTCTGGGTCTTAAAAACCTTTCAATTATTTCTACAGCCCAAAAAATCATAAAACGAACGTATGGTGTGGATATTGACCTTTCGAAATTAGATCTTAACGACAAGAAGGCTTATGAGCTGCTAGCACGTGGTGATTCTACAGGAGTTTTTCAGCTTGAATCTGCGGGAATGAAACGTTATCTTCGAGAGCTCAAACCTTCGAAATTTGAAGATATTATTGCGATGGTGGCTCTATATCGCCCGGGTCCAATGAGCGAAATTCCGAAGTTTATTGCACGAAAACATGGTGAAGAGCCTGTAACATATTATGAAGATCATATGGAGAACGCTTTAAAAAACACATATGGAATTCTTGTTTACCAGGAGCAATTCATGCAGATTTCAAAGGAAGTTAGTGGATTTACTGGTGGTCAGGCTGATACTCTTCGTAAGGCTGTGGGTAAGAAAAAAATCGACCTAATGAAAAAAATGAAGGGTGAGTTTATTGAGGGCGCAGTCAAACACTCTAACGCTGATCGCGCAAAAGTTGAAGCTTTCTGGGATCACCTTGAAGAGTTTGCGAACTATTGTTTTAATAAATCGCACGCCGCTTGTTACGCTTTGATTGCGTATTGGACGGCGTATATTAAAGCTCACTACCCAGATGCTTTTATGGCAGCCTTAATGACGGCAGATTCTGATGATACTGATCGACTAGCTATTGAGATCGCCGAATGTCGCTCAATGGGAATTCAGGTTCTTGGACCTGACGTGAACGAATCATTTAAAGACTTCGCTATCGTGCCTCATGAAAAGAAGATTCGTTTTGGTCTTTTGGCTGTTAAAGCTGTTGGTTCGGGTGCTGTCGACGCTGTTTTGGAGGCCAGAAAAACGGGCGGAAAATTTAGTTCAATTTTAGATTTTGCAAAACGCGTGAATGCGCGTCAATTCAATAAAAAGGCTTGGGATTCATTAATTATGACAGGAGCTTTTGATGAATTCGGTACGCGATCTGATCTGCTGTTTAATTTGGAGCGGATTCAAGAATATGGTTCAAAAAGCCAAAAAGAGGCTCTTTCTGGACAAACAGATTTATTTGGTTTTGCGGGTGCAGATGATATGCGGGTTGAATCTACCGTTGAACTTTTAACTGCACCAAAACAGCATACAGATAAAGAGCGTTTAACTTGGGAGCGTGAATTATTGGGACTATATGTGTCTGCGCACCCATTAGATCGTTATGTTAAATATTTCGAAGAACAAACACAACCCCTTTCGCAGGTTCAGCCAAATACGGATGGGCAAAAAGCAACAATTGGCGGGATAGTGATTGATGTTCGAACGATTATTACAAAAAGCGGAACAAAAATGGCCTTCGTTAAAATGGAAGATAAAACTGGCGAAGGTGAGGTGATAATTTTCCCAAATCTATATGCAGAGATTGGCGATAGGTTAAATATTGATGCCGTATTAAAAATTGAAGGCAAAGTGTCAGCAAGAGATCGTGATGGTAATTTAAAACCAGATGCGCAAATTATTGCTGAAACAGTTTCGGTTATAACAGATGAAGAATTGGAGAATTATGAATCAACTGGCCATCGTGCAGAAGGCTTGAAGACTAGAAAAGTACCACAAACTAAGACTGTTTCTCAAAGAGTTTCGAATGGGAAAAAACATACATTCACGCAAAAAAATAGTGGAACAACTTTAAAAACACAAGATACAAATAAGACGCTAGACAAGTCTCGATCGGCGGAAAATTATCAGGCAGAAAAAATACAAAGGGTATTTTTGCACATAAAGAATCCAAGCGATCATAAATCTTTGCTTTCGATAAGGAAAATCTGTGAAAAATTCCCTGGAATGAGTGAGGTAATCTTGGTTCTTGGTGAAGTTGAAAAATCTGCAATTCGAATGCGCTTTAAAGTTGATGCGAGTTCGAAACTACTTAAAGAGTTGGTTTTGCTACTTGGTGAAGAGTGTGTGGTGCTTAAAGACTAA